One window of Pieris rapae chromosome 14, ilPieRapa1.1, whole genome shotgun sequence genomic DNA carries:
- the LOC111004408 gene encoding histone-lysine N-methyltransferase SETD1 isoform X1 produces the protein MNGGMEHKAPGHNAVLHKAPKNYKLLIDPFLVKGATKLYRYDGVVPGDQTYPPVHCRDPRSQLSRIWNKLEPADLPVPRFKIDKNYIGTPPAVEITIGNLNDNIDQAFLSDMMNKVGPFEELTIFYHPMTNRHLGFARVVFHEVKHAKLCIEKYNGKSVMGKVLEVLNDAFGRKCQEMYEEKTMEKKPQPVPMKIPHEDVRLAKVDSTLSKRLEDTKLVEKEPYSRYKDLEHSDSNSRWSDDDREYRHRHRHRSERDRDSDRDRDRDRDRDGDGHREKKERHRERERYSRASESENAYATSSHTSEVPFTPTGPLSYDPYYQTPGYGYGYGPGATPGGSGVWWDWRHAHHTPHTPHTPHQHTPSHSERRSRKTPEWTTNATSRVSPEKKPEKEKEKEIASKPEAEAPPPKESSVEPEPKPPPPADDHKNVDLDTRIAMLLKGGASSGALAPPFLALGMSSEEEEDARLPTKIPDLDAPQPPSDDEGSISEDRESIISLNPDQDFDAEPLSKTPSPYLDRDNYLEGLKLTIKRQLQEEERKKLPQLDKIGSDISSSEDELLTGEKKHHSPEPLDKDKDNLDDDQMSLSSLSSTEAKIEEQVPAEGYFYPPAPTHHSHYYQHVWPTGYGGTAYAGVVPAVGEVPLYGAFPPPIIPHYPPPHGHHAHNYDLQELDNPHYPTINCVIERVKAELKQILKKDFNKKMIESTAFKNFEIWWDEQSRKTRTKAKEEVGQPLQDISNKKEEVDSIKSIMESRELSLELGGYGTGVGLGLRATIPKMPSFRRKRKIPSPVRMDEDSSKRLSDQEEIVQNSDEEKEVPTSPRNRITGSYLSTGRRRDSTSSSRSSSSSSSHSSWSGSERSATSRRMTAPRIYSDTDDSDLDESQFKVISNKERLRKVYSSSDSEEEQRRAEREKTPIPPVEASADDRLGSPILSPEPPKDIFDRVYSDSEEEREYQEKRRRNTEYMAQIEREFLEEQRRKTEMENVPEPDKPPDERKQESPDESRLSPLKNHRKSPEKKPAKLEEGEISSEEEPLEARRKKERKQRKTKRKAEKRRPSVSDSHTDTAVSVNGVKEDEVHSPASSPRSQASQESQESQASQASQVALDHSYCRPPTDAEETPVRRLSNSNHLHHDHGYTWMTEPEKESPVTQVEEIKPVEKTKRPYKRKHETKKLAEIQNKLYEPMEDFKKIHSNITFKPRDIMAEMQVMYEFLTRGIDREDIEYLRRAYEALLAEDTQDYWLNDTHWVDHPPTDIIYSPPRKKSKRYNNIYEDLQGHSSGSARTEGYYKMDARVKAKYKYHHGRAPLATHDEKARANKMQLLSREARSNQRRLLTAFGTDTDSDLLKFNQLKFRKKQLKFAKSGIHDWGLFAQEPIAADEMVIEYVGQMVRPIVADVREAQYEATGIGSSYLFRIDLDTIIDATKCGNLARFINHSCNPNCYAKIITIESQKKIVIYSKQPIGVDEEITYDYKFPLEDEKIPCLCGAPQCRGFLN, from the exons ATGAATGGTGGAATGGAGCATAAGGCACCAGGACATAATGCAGTGCTGCATAAAGCGCCTAAAAACTACAAGTTGTTAATAGATCCATTTCTTGTAAAAGGAGCCACAAAACTGTACCGATATGATGGAGTTGTACCTGGAGATCAAACATATCCTCCTGTTCATTGCAGAGATCCTAGATCTCAGCTGTCCAGGATTTGGAATAAACTTGAACCAGCTGATTTACCAGTACCTag AttcaaaatagataaaaattatattggaaCTCCACCAGCTGTCGAAATAACTATAGGAAATCTAAATGATAACATAGACCAAGCCTTTTTGTCTGACATGATGAACAAAGTTGGCCCATTTGAGGAGTTGACAATCTTCTATCATCCAATGACTAACCGGCATTTGGGCTTTGCAAGGGTTGTATTTCATGAAGTTAAACATGCCAAGTTgtgtatagaaaaatataatggcAAATCTGTTATGGGAAAg gTGTTAGAAGTACTGAATGACGCATTTGGTAGAAAATGTCAAGAAATGTATGAAGAAAAGACCATGGAGAAAAAACCACAACCAGTTCCGATGAAGATTCCACATGAAGACGTTCGGCTGGCAAAAGTAGATTCTACTCTTAGTAAGAGGCTAGAGGATACCAAACTGGTTGAGAag GAACCATACTCCCGATATAAAGACTTGGAACATAGTGATAGTAATTCCCGATGGTCTGACGATGATCGTGAATACCGACATCGGCATCGGCACAGGAGTGAGAGAGACAGAGATAGCGATAGAGACAGAGACAGAGACCGAGACAGAGATGGCGATGGTCATAGAGAGAAGAAGGAGCG ACATCGAGAGCGAGAGCGTTATTCACGTGCGTCAGAAAGCGAGAATGCGTACGCGACATCGAGTCATACGTCAGAAGTGCCGTTTACTCCCACCGGACCACTTAGCTACGACCCCTACTATCAAACGCCTGG ttacggGTATGGATACGGGCCGGGTGCGACTCCGGGTGGGTCTGGCGTGTGGTGGGATTGGCGCCACGCCCACCACACGCCGCATACTCCGCACACGCCCCATCAGCACACGCCCTCGCAC TCGGAGCGGCGTTCTCGGAAAACGCCAGAATGGACGACGAACGCGACATCTCGCGTCTCACCTGAAAAGAAACCAGAGAAAGAGAAGGAAAAG GAAATAGCAAGTAAGCCCGAAGCGGAGGCGCCACCTCCGAAAGAGAGTTCCGTTGAACCAGAGCCGAAGCCACCGCCACCGGCTGATGATCACAAGAATGTCGATTTGGATACAAG AATCGCGATGCTGTTAAAAGGAGGCGCTAGTAGCGGAGCCTTGGCGCCTCCATTCCTCGCTTTGGGAATGTCCTCAGAGGAGGAGGAAGACGCCCGTCTTCCAACAAAGATACCAGACCTGGATGCACCGCAGCCACCTTCTGATGACGAAG GTTCAATAAGTGAAGACCGTGAGAGCATCATCTCACTCAACCCAGACCAAGATTTCGACGCTGAGCCCTTGTCTAAAACCCCATCACCCTATCTCGATCGAGATAATTATCTTGAAGGTCTTAAACTCACTATTAAAAGG caaTTGCAGGAAgaggaaagaaagaaattacCTCAATTAGACAAGATTGGGTCGGATATATCATCGTCTGAAGATGAATTGCTGACTGGGGAGAAGAAACATCATTCGCCTGAACCTCTAGATAAAGATAAGGATAACTTAGATGATGACCAG ATGTCACTATCTTCCCTGTCTTCGACTGAGGCTAAGATCGAGGAGCAAGTTCCAGCCGAGGGATACTTTTATCCACCTGCGCCTACGCATCACTCACATTACTACCAACATGTATGGCCTACAG GGTATGGAGGTACGGCCTATGCAGGCGTAGTGCCAGCTGTGGGTGAAGTACCTCTGTATGGAGCCTTTCCTCCACCCATTATACCACACTACCCACCACCTCATGGACATCACGCTCATAACTATGATCTGCAG GAATTAGATAACCCTCACTATCCAACTATCAACTGCGTCATAGAGCGAGTGAAGGCAGAACTAAAACAGATCTTAAAGAaagactttaataaaaaaatgatcgaGAGCACTGCtttcaaaaattttgaaatatggtGGGATGAGCAGAGTAGGAAAACTAGAACGAAAGCAAAGGAAGAAGTTGGACAACCATTGCAG gatatttcaaataagaagGAAGAGGTGGATTCGATTAAGTCTATAATGGAGTCTAGAGAGCTTAGTCTAGAGCTGGGTGGCTACGGCACTGGCGTGGGTCTGGGTCTTCGAGCCACTATTCCCAAGATGCCCAGCTTCCGCCGGAAGAGGAAGATCCCCTCACCTGTGAGGATGGATGAGGACAGTTCCAAACGGCTTAGTGATCag gagGAGATTGTTCAGAATTCAGACGAAGAGAAAGAAGTACCAACCAGTCCCAGGAACAGAATTACTGGTTCATATTTATCAACAGGACGGAGACGCGATTCAACGAGCTCATCACG ATCATCATCCAGTTCATCATCACATTCATCTTGGTCGGGTTCAGAGCGCTCTGCGACGTCACGCCGTATGACAGCGCCGCGGATATACTCCGATACTGATGATTCGGATCTTGATGAGTCGCAG TTTAAGGTTATTTCAAACAAAGAGAGGCTACGGAAAGTTTACTCTTCTTCTGACAGTGAGGAAGAACAAAGGAGAGCGGAGAGAG agaAAACTCCAATACCACCTGTGGAGGCATCTGCGGACGACAGATTGGGATCACCCATACTCTCACCGGAGCCGCCCAAAGATATCTTTGACAGAGTATATTCGGACTCTGAAGAAGAGAGAGAATACCag GAGAAAAGACGACGTAACACGGAATACATGGCACAGATCGAGAGAGAATTCTTGGAGGAACAGAGACGGAAAACGGAGATGGAGAATGTTCCGGAACCTGATAAGCCTCCTGATgaaag AAAACAAGAGTCACCTGATGAAAGCCGCCTCAGTCCACTCAAGAACCACCGCAAGTCACCGGAGAAGAAACCAGCCAAATTGGAAGAAGGCGAGATTTCTTCAGAAGAAGAACCACTCGAGGCTCGCAGGAAGAAGGAGAGGAAGCAGAGGAAGACCAAGAGGAAAGCGGAGAAGAGAAGGCCCTCAGTCAGCGACAGTCACACGGATACCGCAGTCAGTGTTAATGGGGTTAAAGAG GATGAAGTACATTCGCCGGCGTCTTCCCCTCGGTCCCAGGCGTCCCAAGAGTCCCAGGAGTCCCAAGCGTCCCAGGCCTCGCAAGTGGCTCTTGACCATTCGTATTGCAGACCGCCGACTGATGCCGAAGAGACACCCGTCAGACGTCTCTCTAACTCCAACCATCTGCATCATGATCATG GATACACATGGATGACGGAGCCGGAAAAAGAATCTCCCGTCACACAGGTCGAAGAGATTAAACCAGTGGAAAAGACCAAAAGACCATACAAACGGAAACATGAGACCAAGAAACTCgctgaaatacaaaataa GTTATATGAACCCATGGAGGACTTTAAAAAGatacattcaaatataacCTTTAAACCCCGCGACATAATGGCGGAGATGCAAGTTATGTATGAATTCCTCACGAGAGGCATAGATAGGGAAGATATAGAGTATCTGAGACGTGCCTATGAAGCCCTATTGGCAGAGGACACGCAGGACTACTGGTTGAATGACACGCATTGGGTTGATCATCCTCCCacagacataatatatagtcCGCCCAGGAAGAAGTCCAagcgatataataatatctacgAGGATTTGCAG ggTCATTCAAGCGGTTCAGCTCGTACAGAAGGCTATTACAAGATGGACGCTCGCGTCAAGGCCAAGTACAAGTACCATCATGGGCGGGCGCCTCTCGCCACGCACGACGAGAAGGCTCGCGCTAACAAGATGCAATTGCTCTCAAGAGAGGCCAGGTCCAACCAGAGAAGATTGCTCACCGCCTTTG gaaCGGATACAGATTCCGATTTGCTTAAGTTCAATCAACTCAAGTTCAGAAAGAAGCAGCTCAAATTTGCTAAATCTGGTATTCACGATTGGGGCTTATTCGCACAG GAGCCGATAGCAGCAGATGAAATGGTAATAGAGTACGTGGGTCAAATGGTACGTCCGATAGTGGCGGACGTACGCGAAGCACAATACGAAGCGACGGGCATCGGAAGTTCGTATCTCTTCAGAATCGACTTAGATACGATCATCGATGCCACGAAGTGCGGCAACCTCGCACGGTTCATTAACCACAGCTGTAAT CCTAACTGCTACGCGAAGATTATAACAATAGAATCGCAGAAGAAAATTGTGATTTATTCGAAACAACCAATCGGGGTTGACGAAGAAATTACATATGATTACAAATTCCCGCTGGAAGATGAGAAAATACCGTGTCTTTGTGGCGCACCGCAATGTAGAGGATTcctcaattaa